In Laspinema palackyanum D2c, a single window of DNA contains:
- a CDS encoding proline--tRNA ligase produces the protein MRLSQMLFVTLREDPAEAEIPSHKLLLRAGYIRRIASGVYAYLPLMWRVLKKVSNIVREEMDATGAQECLLPQLQPAELWQESGRWETYTKAEGIMFALTDRQEREMGLGPTHEEVITAIARDMIRSYRQLPLHLYQIQTKFRDEIRPRFGLMRGREFIMKDGYSFHTDEASLQKTYADMDWAYSNMFRRCGLEFRAVQADSGAIGGAASQEFMILAEAGEDEVLYTEDGKYAANVEKATSLPADAKPSAFVLYEKRETPNTNTIDKLCQFLNCSPTEVVKNIIYRVVYDNGRMVLVLVSIRGDLQVNEVKLYNALSQLAPNYGGNAIIALDIPSEQVQQQLTLKPLPIGYIGPDLADNYITPAEHLQPEFLRFADRTVVELKNFVTGANETGYHVVGANWGEQFPLSDRIVDLRKSQAGDRAVHNPSQLLKSARGIEVGHIFQLGTKYSQALGATYTNEQGDSVPLVMGCYGVGVSRLAQAAVEQSYDKDGIIWPVAIAPYHAIICIPNISDAEQVEVAENLYKELNAVGIETLLDDREERAGVKFKDADLVGIPYRIVTGRSLKAGKVEVVERATKTSHEISISEVAATLKTWIDEALSSAVR, from the coding sequence ATGCGCTTATCACAAATGCTGTTTGTTACCCTCCGTGAAGACCCCGCAGAAGCGGAAATTCCCAGTCATAAACTCCTGTTAAGGGCCGGTTATATCCGGCGGATTGCCAGTGGGGTTTATGCTTATTTGCCTTTGATGTGGCGGGTTCTCAAAAAAGTCTCCAATATTGTCCGCGAGGAAATGGACGCCACAGGTGCTCAAGAATGTCTGTTGCCGCAACTCCAACCAGCAGAGTTATGGCAAGAGTCAGGACGGTGGGAGACTTACACCAAGGCAGAAGGAATTATGTTTGCCCTCACCGATCGCCAGGAACGAGAAATGGGTTTAGGACCGACCCATGAAGAAGTGATCACCGCCATCGCCCGGGATATGATTCGGTCTTATCGTCAACTTCCCCTCCATTTGTATCAAATTCAAACTAAATTTCGCGATGAAATTCGTCCCCGTTTTGGATTAATGCGCGGACGAGAATTCATTATGAAAGATGGCTATTCTTTCCATACAGACGAAGCCAGTTTACAGAAAACTTATGCGGATATGGACTGGGCGTATAGCAATATGTTTCGCCGTTGTGGCTTAGAATTTCGCGCAGTTCAAGCGGATTCTGGGGCCATTGGTGGGGCGGCATCCCAGGAATTTATGATTTTGGCAGAAGCGGGAGAGGATGAAGTTCTTTATACCGAAGATGGTAAATATGCCGCCAACGTAGAAAAAGCCACCTCCTTACCTGCCGATGCGAAACCCAGTGCTTTTGTTCTCTATGAAAAACGAGAAACTCCCAATACCAACACCATTGATAAACTCTGTCAATTCCTCAACTGTTCCCCCACGGAAGTGGTTAAAAATATCATTTACCGCGTGGTCTATGACAATGGGAGAATGGTGTTGGTCTTGGTGAGTATTCGGGGCGACCTACAAGTGAACGAGGTGAAACTTTATAATGCCTTAAGCCAACTCGCCCCCAATTATGGCGGAAATGCGATTATTGCCCTGGATATTCCTTCGGAACAAGTCCAACAACAATTAACCCTCAAACCCTTACCTATCGGATATATTGGTCCAGATTTAGCGGATAATTATATCACACCGGCAGAACATTTGCAACCGGAGTTTTTAAGATTTGCCGATCGCACTGTGGTGGAGTTAAAGAATTTTGTCACCGGGGCCAATGAGACCGGCTATCATGTTGTCGGTGCCAATTGGGGGGAACAGTTTCCTTTAAGCGATCGCATCGTCGATTTACGCAAATCCCAAGCAGGCGATCGGGCGGTTCATAACCCCAGTCAACTCCTCAAAAGTGCCAGAGGCATCGAAGTCGGGCACATCTTCCAACTTGGGACTAAATATTCTCAAGCCTTGGGGGCAACCTATACCAATGAACAAGGGGATAGCGTCCCCTTAGTAATGGGATGTTATGGCGTAGGAGTCTCCCGATTAGCTCAGGCTGCCGTAGAGCAATCTTATGATAAAGATGGCATCATTTGGCCCGTGGCCATTGCTCCCTATCATGCCATTATTTGCATTCCCAATATTTCCGATGCTGAACAGGTGGAAGTCGCAGAAAACCTCTACAAGGAACTCAATGCCGTCGGCATCGAAACCCTCTTAGATGACCGGGAAGAACGGGCGGGAGTCAAATTTAAAGATGCTGATTTAGTAGGAATTCCCTATCGAATTGTGACGGGTCGGTCTCTCAAAGCCGGTAAAGTAGAAGTCGTTGAACGCGCTACTAAAACTTCCCATGAAATTTCCATCTCTGAAGTTGCAGCGACCCTCAAAACATGGATTGATGAAGCTTTGTCTTCGGCGGTTAGGTAA
- a CDS encoding NfeD family protein codes for MPIYLFCFGIGGLFILFAAIGGLDGADFGVAFDADLEISDHSQKLNQFKRGSWLKRMFILPFFSLKFWTFGSCFFGLTGLFLNWLRPEMAPELVAKIAAGMGIFCGSTMVWSLRSLSQRYANSLTRSSDLVGLSATVLLPFNCESKGKVRVNIKGSNVEFMAFTDESRSFNKGDRVLIVGLKNNRLWVVSEDSNELLQPQ; via the coding sequence ATGCCTATTTATCTTTTTTGTTTCGGCATTGGGGGTCTTTTTATCCTGTTCGCGGCGATTGGAGGACTCGACGGTGCAGATTTCGGGGTAGCCTTTGATGCGGACCTAGAAATTTCTGATCACTCTCAGAAGTTGAACCAGTTCAAACGGGGAAGTTGGCTAAAGCGGATGTTCATTTTGCCGTTCTTTAGTCTAAAATTTTGGACCTTCGGGAGTTGTTTTTTTGGATTAACTGGACTGTTTTTAAATTGGCTACGCCCTGAAATGGCTCCCGAGCTGGTTGCCAAAATTGCGGCGGGAATGGGAATTTTTTGTGGCAGTACGATGGTGTGGAGTCTCCGAAGTCTCAGCCAACGTTATGCTAATAGTCTCACCCGTTCTAGTGATTTAGTCGGACTCTCAGCGACGGTCCTCCTGCCTTTCAATTGTGAAAGCAAAGGCAAGGTCCGCGTGAATATTAAAGGGTCCAATGTGGAATTTATGGCCTTTACTGATGAGTCAAGGTCTTTTAATAAAGGAGACCGAGTTTTGATTGTGGGTCTGAAAAACAATCGTCTGTGGGTGGTGTCGGAAGACTCCAATGAGTTACTCCAACCCCAATAA
- a CDS encoding HEAT repeat domain-containing protein: MNAERFAFKLIVEKTENWGEDPVTLPDNLPRSEAGEKALSEFLQVMQLELEDARLEESQVQEYREPLTQFVLQPLVQETLLGVFDKDCKTISTETLGQTWTQLNLKALPQGFNWEAVARIYFKQIKAFVHARELVDRLLNSNGEDALTLDDIKRDVFLQHLFDEPWHEVMRQIVRMIPPELAAELLDSLIENQVEPSNFTHLFVAAECLAVLPERTALTSTANQLRDRLQSLTQYPEVDELILTRLRAISTLARVWKTDPDTLPWLQSLAESPVAETIRMSAVDEIALCWKERPEILSWLKTLAQSSVAEITRVSAVRSLATHYRQDPEILPLLKTLAQSDRYWLVREAALEELAEGWHDDPQTFSLIAAIAQSDSEADVREAAVEELARGWSHDQETAALIGTLAESDEDWHVRIAAMQQFAIAWYDKASTLGWLRTRALCDPDWHVRIAAMQQIATGWFDDPETVAWLRDRIVSDDTWQVRVAALQLAAAWFEDPKTLPILKEIASSDRDRRVREAAVHEFTRTWKDDPELLPILKSRATQDEHWQVRVAALQQLATGWYDDPETLPILKIQAVNDQSSDVRMTTLRELASGWFDDPETLPILKSRATSDQGWDVRIVALRELATGWKEHSETWSIVKSRAQSDDNWAVRLAGAIELVTHWPQNPETLEIVKARACTDEDSFVRLSALQQLVKGGWDDAAVFAVLCDRAVNDPFVPLQDGALNPRLTALEAIVQYYGDHPETLPLIRDRAQSDPDEKVRAFAQSILGTPGPN; encoded by the coding sequence ATGAACGCCGAACGGTTTGCTTTTAAGCTGATTGTGGAAAAAACTGAAAATTGGGGAGAAGATCCCGTAACCCTACCGGACAATCTACCTCGTTCTGAGGCGGGGGAAAAAGCCCTCAGTGAATTTTTGCAAGTGATGCAGCTTGAACTAGAGGATGCTCGCTTAGAGGAGTCGCAGGTGCAGGAGTACCGGGAACCCCTAACGCAATTCGTCTTGCAACCGTTGGTACAGGAAACCCTGTTAGGAGTTTTTGACAAAGACTGCAAAACTATCTCTACAGAGACTTTAGGGCAAACCTGGACTCAGCTCAATTTGAAGGCCCTCCCCCAAGGGTTTAATTGGGAAGCCGTAGCGCGAATCTATTTCAAACAAATTAAAGCCTTTGTTCACGCCAGAGAATTAGTCGATCGCCTGCTGAACTCCAACGGAGAAGATGCACTCACCCTGGATGACATCAAACGGGATGTATTCCTGCAACATCTGTTTGATGAACCCTGGCATGAAGTGATGCGGCAAATCGTCAGGATGATTCCGCCGGAATTGGCGGCAGAATTACTCGATTCTCTGATAGAAAACCAAGTCGAACCCTCGAACTTTACTCACTTATTTGTAGCGGCAGAATGTCTGGCGGTTTTGCCCGAGCGCACCGCATTGACATCCACAGCGAATCAACTGCGCGATCGCCTGCAATCCTTAACCCAATATCCGGAAGTGGATGAACTCATCCTCACCCGCCTGCGCGCCATTTCCACCCTGGCGCGAGTCTGGAAAACGGACCCGGATACCCTTCCCTGGTTACAATCTTTAGCCGAATCCCCCGTTGCCGAAACTATCCGCATGAGTGCGGTGGATGAAATCGCCCTCTGTTGGAAAGAACGCCCAGAGATTCTCTCCTGGCTCAAAACCTTAGCACAATCGTCCGTTGCTGAAATTACCCGGGTGAGTGCGGTGCGATCGCTGGCGACTCACTACCGCCAGGACCCGGAGATTCTCCCCCTGCTCAAAACCTTAGCCCAAAGCGATCGCTATTGGCTGGTCCGGGAGGCGGCATTAGAAGAGTTGGCCGAGGGATGGCACGATGATCCCCAGACCTTTTCCCTGATTGCGGCGATCGCTCAATCCGATTCCGAGGCCGATGTGAGAGAGGCGGCCGTAGAAGAACTCGCCAGAGGTTGGAGTCACGACCAGGAAACTGCTGCCTTAATTGGCACTTTAGCCGAGTCTGATGAAGATTGGCACGTCAGAATTGCCGCCATGCAGCAGTTTGCGATCGCCTGGTATGACAAGGCATCCACCCTAGGTTGGCTAAGAACTCGTGCCCTTTGTGATCCCGATTGGCACGTCAGAATTGCTGCCATGCAGCAGATTGCTACCGGCTGGTTTGATGACCCCGAAACCGTCGCCTGGTTGCGCGATCGTATTGTTTCTGATGACACCTGGCAGGTGCGCGTTGCTGCCTTACAACTGGCGGCAGCTTGGTTTGAAGACCCGAAAACCTTACCGATTCTCAAAGAAATCGCCTCCTCAGACCGCGATCGCCGGGTCCGGGAAGCCGCAGTGCACGAGTTTACTCGCACTTGGAAGGATGACCCGGAACTGTTACCGATTCTCAAATCCCGCGCGACTCAGGACGAACATTGGCAGGTGCGCGTCGCTGCCTTACAGCAACTGGCGACGGGATGGTATGACGACCCGGAAACTTTACCGATTCTCAAGATACAAGCGGTCAATGATCAGTCTTCTGATGTGAGAATGACTACCTTGCGAGAACTGGCTTCCGGGTGGTTTGATGACCCCGAAACCTTGCCCATTTTGAAAAGTCGGGCTACCTCGGATCAAGGGTGGGATGTGAGAATTGTTGCCCTGCGAGAATTGGCAACGGGTTGGAAGGAACATTCGGAAACTTGGAGCATTGTCAAAAGCCGCGCTCAATCCGATGACAATTGGGCCGTGCGTCTGGCCGGGGCGATCGAGTTAGTGACCCACTGGCCCCAAAACCCGGAAACGTTGGAGATTGTCAAAGCCCGGGCTTGTACCGATGAGGATTCGTTTGTGAGACTCTCGGCCCTGCAACAGCTCGTTAAGGGGGGATGGGATGATGCTGCTGTATTTGCCGTTTTGTGCGATCGCGCCGTCAATGATCCGTTTGTGCCGTTACAAGATGGTGCGCTCAATCCTCGACTTACGGCCCTAGAAGCCATCGTCCAGTATTATGGGGATCACCCAGAAACTCTCCCCTTAATCCGCGATCGGGCCCAATCCGACCCCGATGAAAAAGTGCGGGCCTTTGCTCAATCCATCTTAGGCACCCCGGGCCCAAACTAG
- a CDS encoding LmeA family phospholipid-binding protein, which yields MEFFTLLLTSLFTLVSPAGIALDTLAEQNIRDRLFAAEELEVRIDNTPSYQLLEGKVDRLRIAGRGLSLIPGLRLDSLEIETDAIDVNPREFGRGSGNSPIRGLQKPLQAAVRVSVTEADINTALQSPELYNQMQTLALSLFDSPLIQQIATRYTLVNRQVTFLPNNRIRFQSQIQERGYNDFLTLTVETGINIIEGQQLQLLSPAVWVNDRPAPRRLVTGLLDLTRRFNLQRLENRGLRSRVLQFNLTPVGAEIALFVALNP from the coding sequence ATGGAATTTTTCACCCTTCTGCTCACCAGTCTGTTTACTTTAGTCTCTCCTGCGGGGATTGCCTTAGATACTTTAGCCGAACAAAATATTCGCGATCGCCTCTTTGCAGCAGAAGAACTCGAAGTCCGCATTGATAACACCCCCAGTTATCAATTACTCGAGGGAAAGGTCGATCGCCTGCGAATTGCGGGCCGGGGATTATCATTAATCCCAGGGTTAAGACTTGATAGTTTAGAAATAGAAACCGACGCCATTGATGTCAACCCTAGAGAGTTCGGACGAGGTTCCGGAAATAGCCCCATCCGGGGATTACAAAAACCGTTACAGGCAGCAGTTCGAGTTTCGGTAACCGAGGCCGATATCAATACCGCCTTGCAGTCCCCGGAACTTTATAATCAAATGCAAACTCTAGCCTTGAGCTTATTTGATTCTCCCTTAATTCAACAAATTGCCACCCGTTATACCCTAGTTAATCGGCAAGTTACTTTTTTACCCAATAACCGAATCCGATTCCAATCTCAAATTCAAGAACGGGGATATAATGATTTCCTAACCTTAACCGTAGAAACCGGCATCAATATCATTGAGGGTCAACAATTACAACTCCTTTCCCCCGCTGTGTGGGTGAACGATCGCCCAGCACCCCGACGATTAGTCACGGGACTCTTAGATTTAACCCGCCGGTTTAATTTACAGCGCTTAGAAAATCGAGGTCTGCGATCGCGGGTTTTGCAATTTAACCTCACCCCAGTCGGGGCAGAAATTGCCCTATTTGTGGCACTCAACCCTTAG